Within the Corynebacterium sp. sy039 genome, the region CTTTAGGGTACAATATCTTTTCGTTGCGCATTTCTTGTCGCATAAGTTTTTATGCGCTTAAGTTATGTGTGGACGTGGAGGTATGACAGAGCGGCCGAATGTACTGGTCTTGAAAACCAGCGTTGGGAAACCAACCCAGGGTTCAAATCCCTGTGCCTCCGCAAAACTCCCCCTAGTTCTTGCAGCTAGGGGGAGATTTTTGTTTCTCTTTCTGTAATTTCCGCGATTTCTATACCCCTAATTTCTTGAGGATGTATGCGACATTTTCGGGAGAATTGAGGCGTTCCCCATTTTCATCAGGTTTACTATTTTTTAATTCATTGTAGATATCTTGTTCTGTGGGCGTTTTCCCCATGGCGGCGAATTTCCAGTCAAGGAATTGAACCACAAAATCTAATTGGGATACTCGAGTATCAAGAAAACCTTTCATCATTTTCTCCTTCTTTTTCTATCTGTTAAATACACAATCAAATATAGACAGCTTGGTCTACTTTGTCTAATTGAAAATAGACAGAGATTTCTGCTTGGCGGGAATAGTGGCGCAGGAATGGTTGGCTCTGCAATAGCAGAGCGTGCCGTCGAACGCGGTCACAGTGTTATTGGCTTTTCTCGAAAAGCTCAGCCAGCGCACCCTATTCATGCGGTTGATTATCGCGTCGGTGACATCGCTGATACACAAATGGTGGCACACGTGGCAACAGATGTTGATGTTCTCGTGATCGCTATTCCGATTAACCGAGAAACTGGCGAATCAGAAAGTATTATTGCAGCGTACCGCGCTCTCATCGCGGCTCGACCACAGGCGCGTGTCATAGTCGTCGGTGGTGCTGGCGGATTAGAGCTTCCCGACGGCACGCTTTTGGTAGATTCACCAGATTTTCCTGGCGACTATGTGAACACTGGTACGTTTGCCAAGGCAGTCCTCGATGAGATTGATGATCCGCAGTATCGTCGTCAGCGCTTTACTGTCGCGGATAAAGTGGATGGATAGACTGGATAAAGCCGAGAAGTCAGCGTGATACTTTATTCTTGTTCACGCAATTGCACTGATTGCTGCTCTAACTGGGTATTTAATTTCTGATAACTATTCAGGGCATTACTTGCCCGAGGCGGTGTGCGAATAAGTTTCTCGGAGCTTATTCCTGCTTGCAGCTCGCGGATTCTGGCTACCTCGGCATCGAGTTTGATGCCGAGCAAGAGCATGGTATTGGCAATGAGCAAACCAAAGAGTGCAGAAAGCACACCGCCAAGAGCACCAAATAAGCCGATATGTGCGAAGTGGCTGAGATAGAACTCAAGCACATAAATCACAAGGGCAATACCAGCAACAGCAAAAATAGAGCCGGAAGTTACCCATCGAAAGCGTCCATGCTGCACATTAGGCGTGACGTGATAGAGCAGTGCGATAAAAAGCATGGTGAGTAGCAGAATTGCTGGCCAGCGCACATAACGCCAGACAGGGAGAAAATGATTGGCCATAAAGAGAAAAACATTTTCCCAACCTAATGGCTCGGCGAGGCGTTCTAGTAGTGGCAGGAGGAGATCTTCTCGCATGAAGTAAGCGCCTGCAATGATGACCATGCCTAAAACCAAGGTCAGGGTGAGAGCCCACATAGTCGCCCAGGTACGGATAATGCTGCGTCCTTCTAAACGTCCATACATACTATTGGCGCTTCGAGAGAAAGCACGGACATAGGCAGAGGAAGAAAATAGCGCAAAAAGCACACTTATGACCAGCATAATGACTGACTGCTCAGTAGAACCGATGAGCACGAGTGCGATATGCCGTGCATTATCTGCATAATTATGCGGGATATTTTTACTGATAAATTCGTCGGTAAGCTGCAGTATTTGAGATCGATTGTGGTCAAGGAAAAGCGTCGTTATGGCATAAAAGGCGAGCAGAGTGGGCATTGCGGTGAGTAGGGTGAAAAAACTCAGCGTCGCGCCTTTGTCGATAAGCGAGTGGTAGAAGAACTCAAAGTATAGTCGCCGAATAATCAGTGGCCATGCGCGCGGGTGTATCCAACGCTGTTCCTTGAATACTTCTTGGCGATATTCATCTTTTGAGAGAGTGGTGGCTACCTTGCCACCAGCAGCAGCAACGCGTGGTTGCTGGGAGCTTGTCGACGCTGCTGCTACGGACTCTTCTCTTTTGCTCATCGTTTACAAAATACCTGAAAATGCCATGAGCACAGGTTTTTAGCTCGGCATTTTTACATATTCAGGCAACTCGGCTGGTTGAGCGATTGGTTGTTTCGCTGGTTGCATATCCAAACCAAGATCTTTGGCAAAGATGAGCCGTGTTGTTTCATAAATGCGGTCACTATTTTCGTTGAGCTCAAAGACTCGTGCTCCGCGTAAAGTGTGTTGGAGAATGGTGCCGTCGTGCAAACCATAAGGGGCAAAGCCGGTGCCTGGGCAGTAGCCAAGTTCTACGCCAAAATAATCGCCATAGTAACTATTGATATGGTCGTGACCACAGTAAATACCAAGGACATCGCCACGTTCACGGACTGCGCCGTAAATGCCAGAGTTAAACGAGCCATAACAGACGTCTTCGTTTTTGACACCAGAAATTTTGTGACGCTTGGTCGCATCTTTGTGCTTAGAGTCTGAGTGATTTGCAGGACCGCCGAACCACATATCACGGTGCTCATAGGTAGGGATGTGGAAATACATCAGGCTCGGGATTTTCTTGCCGAAACGTTTTTCAGTAGCCAGGGATAACTCGCGATACCACTTGATCTGTTCTGGACGAATATAGTCGTAATGCGGTAGTTCATCATTATCTTGAACGGAATCATTTTCTGGCAGGTAGTTACCAGAATCGAGCAACCAAATCGCAAAGGCAGCATGGTCCTTGTTCTTAGCGGAGCCGATCAAGAGTTGAGCGTCGGAATGCCCAAATGGACGATCAGTGGCCTCAGGATTGAGATTGTGGCGATAGCTACGCACGAATTGTGACATATGCTTTTCATATACGCCTGTGTTTGCTTCTTTAACCGAGTCTTCATCGTGGTTGCCGTAGGTGATTGCCCAAGGGATATTGCGCTGCTCCATAGGCAGTACCACGTTGTTTATTGCTTGGTACACCTGCTTTGGATTGGTGGGACCATCGGTGATGACATCACCGTTGATGAGCGCAAAGTCTGGCTTTTCTTGATCCAAGACTTTGGACATGAACTCGATAGTGCGTTTATCGGTCATGTGATCGTCTTGGGTGTCATTGAACTGGACAATCTTAAACCGTCCGTCGCTATTGAAGTGCAATGGCAGGGCAGTATTGGTGTTGCTTTCTTGAGCCTGAGCAGCGTAGTTACTGCTGCGTGAGGATAATACAGCGCCTGCGGCGAAAATGCTGCCGCCTTGTAGCAATCGACGACGAGAAATCTGCGGTTGAGAATGCGAATTATTCATTTAACCTAAGGTAGCAATGTAATTTAACGAAAAATTAACACCGATGTGAAGAAAATATGAACGCACTTTTTTGTGGTTTTTATAATCTAAAACCATGACCTCCCCAGAAAATGTTTTGCTGTATTTGTCGCCAGAGCATGACGCACAGGTGCGTGAAATTTTTGGTCAGTTAGCGGCTATGGGTTTCCCGGAGCAGAAACAAACTCCGCACATTAGTATCACTTTTGCGCCAAAATTGAAGCCGCAGGTAGTGCAGCGAGCAGCAGAATTATTACCAGAGGTTATTCCCGCCACTTTAGAACGACGCGGTGTTGTGGTTTTTGGTCGTAAAAGAAAACAGACAGTCGCGTGGCTATTGGAAGGCTCGACGCGCCTAGAAGAAGTCGCTCGAGAAATTAGTGCACTCAACCCTGACGGTCGGGGAGCGCGATGGATTCCACATCTCACAATGGGGTTGAGGTTACCGCGTGAGATTGTCCCAGCATATGTCGAGGCTTTGGGGCAGGTGACTTCGTCACATTTTTATCAGATTCATGCTCAGCGCGCTGGCTACTGGCAACCAGCTCAGCAGCAGCTACATACCCTGGCAGATAATTCTTAATATCTGAATGCGATGACATTGTCATCGGCATCACGAGGGGGTTTTCCATTTATTTTCCAAGATGCAATTCTGTCTAGGAGATCTGCATTATCGCGGACTGGTGTGGAAGAGTCATCTTTAGCTTCGACGGCAATAAAGCTGACGTCGTCGGCGGCATAAGAATAGCGACACCACGGGACACCGTCTTTTATGCGGAATTCAAGCGGGCCGGATAGGGCGCCATCTGTGGTCATAACGACGATTTTTTCAATAATCATGAGCTAAGAATATCCGAGCCACGTTTCGTCTCGCGGACTTGGTGAGGATTTTTCTTCAGAACTGCATTCCGATATTGCAGTACGCTCAACAGTCTTTGATACTGAGAAACGTAACCCCTCGTTCAGTATTTTCTTTGGATTGGAGAAAAGATCATGCGCTTTGTTAAGAAAACAGTTATGGCTTGTACTGCATTTGCTATTGCGACGACAGGCCTTGTTGCTCAACCTGCTTCGGCTGCCCCTATTTCCCAAGAGACTCTTGATAGTCTTGTAAAGAGCCTGGCTGTGCCAGGTGGCGTACTTAACCCTGTGGAGCGTCAGCGCCTTGTGGCTGATACGAACGCGTTTCGTGTCCAAAATGGTAAGCGACCACTAGCGGTGAGCCCAGATTTGTCTATCGGCGCACAATTATGGGCAGAATACATGGCAAAAACTGGTCAGTTCATGCACTACCCATTTGGTAATGGTCGTTTCGGAGAGAACATCTGGATGGCCAAGGGTGTTTCTTATACCGAAGCAGTACCAGGTTGGATTAACTCTCCTGGTCACCGCCAGAATATGCTCACTGATTCCTACACAAAGATTGGCATTGGTGTTGCATATGCTCCAGATGGAACTGTGTATGCGGTACAGCGTTTTAAGCGCTAAAGCGTGTTTGTAGTTGTGGCGGTATTGCCGATTCCCACTAATTGAAAATAATTGCACACTGTTTGCAACTTTTCGCACGGTGTGCAATTATGTGGTTATGGCTCAATTTCTCTATCGCATAGGTCGCAGCGCCTATAAAAATAAGTGGCGTTTTCTCGCAGCATGGCTACTTATCCTCATAGGAGTGGGAGTAGCCGCTAGTACACTCAGTAAACCAACAGCACAATCCTTTGATATTCCTGGGCTAGAGTCAGTAGAAACTCAAAAAGCGCTCAAGGAAAAGTTCCCTGTCGAAGATGGAGCGGATCAACTTACTGCCCCAGTAGGAACCTTGGTCATTCAAGCCCCTGAAGGGCAAACCTTGGCTCAAGGAGAAGCTGCCCAGAACGTCGATAAGCTCGTCGGAGCGCTTAAAGAATTAGATTTTCTTGTCAATAAAGACGCTCTTGTTTCGCCAGTTCTAGCAGGTGAAGGGCTTAAAGCTCAGCTTACTCAGGCAAAAGCAGCACAAGGAATCCCTCAAGAACAAATTGATGCCGATGTTGCGGCGTTGAGTCCCTTGAGCAAAGATGGTCGCACAGGCACGATCAGTGTGACTTTTGATGCTAAAACAGCTTCTGATGTTTCAGAAGAAGATAAAACTGCATTTGAGCAGGCGGTCAAAGACAATGCCGGAAATCTTAAGTATGGCTGGTCCGGTAATAGCTTCAGAAGTCAAAGCATTGGCGGAGCCGCTGAGCTTATTGGTATCATCGTCGCCGCTGTTGTTCTCACAATCACTTTTGGTAGCTTCATAGCAGCTGGTCTGCCACTGATTACTGCTGTGATCGGAGTGGGAACAGGCTTGGGTATTGTTTTTGCCGCTACTGCTTTTACAGACACAATCAATTCCACAACACCAACCCTGGCATCCATGATTGGTCTTGCAGTGGGAATTGACTATGCGCTATTCATTGTTTCTCGCTTCCGAAATGAACTCATTAACCACGTCCAAGGCTCTAACCTGGAACCTAAAGAGCTGGCAGAAAAACTTAAGACCTTACCTCTGAGCACTCGTGCGCATTTAGCTGGACTAGCTGTGGGTAAAGCCGGATCAGCAGTTGTTTTCGCTGGTCTTACCGTGCTGATTGCACTGGCTGCTTTAGCTATCATCAATATCCCATTCCTCACCGCTATGGCACTTGCTGCAGCAGGAACAGTGGCTATTGCTGTTTTGGTTGCTATTACTCTTCTACCTGCCATATTGGGGCTTGTGGGTACAAAGGTATTTGCTGGACGTGTGCCAGGTATTAAAGCACCGGACCCTGAACAGGAAAAACCAACTATGGGTTCACGCTGGGTTGGTGTTATCCGCAAACACCCTGTGATATGGATGTTGAGTTCTGTTATTGTCTTGGCTTTGCTGGCAATTCCTGCCACGAATCTACGTCTTGCCATGCCAAGTGATGGATCTTCGGCTCAAGGTACACCTAATCGTACTGCCTATGAGATGGTTGATGAGGCCTTTGGGCCTGGACGTAATGCTCCCATGATTGCTTTGGTTGATTACGCTGATGTCAAAGATCAAGACAAAGCTGAAGTATTGAATAAAGCTGTAGCGGTCTTGCAGAGCGTCGAAGGTGTAGAAAATGCCCAGCTTATGAAGACTAATGGTAAGCCGGAAGACCCTGCACAATCCCTTGGCGATGCTGCACAGGTGTTTATTACTCCGACTTATGGCGCAACTGATGAACACGCAGCCGATGTTCTAGCTGATCTGCGTTCTCAAGAGGCTCAATTCCATGAGAAAACAGGCGCACAGTACTCCATCACAGGTACCACCCCCATCTATGAGGATATTTCCCAGCGTCTCTCTGATGTTTTGATTCCTTATATCGCTATTGTTTTGGCTCTCGCTGTTGTGTTGCTCATGGTGGTATTCCGTTCTTTCTGGGTGCCGTTGATTGCAGCACTAGGTTTTGCTCTCTCTGTTGCCGCCACTTTTGGTGTGACTGTGGCGTTGTGGCAGGAAGGCTTTGCTGGCATCATTAGTGATCCGCAGCCGTTGATTTCTTTCCTACCCATTATGTTGATCGGTATTGTTTTCGGTCTTGCTATGGATTACCAGGTCTTTTTGGTTACTCGTATGCGTGAAGGCTGGGCACATGGTCAAGCTGCATCAGATGCAACGACGTACGGCTTTAAGCATGGCGCCCGTGTGGTTACAGCTGCGGCGTTGATTATGATGTCCGTATTTTCTGCCTTCATTTTGATGGACGAACCATTCATTAAGGTGATGGGTTTTGCTTTGGCAGCGGCTGTATTCTTCGACGCATTCATTATCCGCATGACTTTCATTCCAGCCACCATGTTCCTCCTGGGAGAACGTGCGTGGAAAATCCCAGCATGGTTTGACAAAATCTTGCCGCATGTGGACGTTGAAGGAGAAAGCTTAACGACGTCTCCAACTTCTGACACAACTGTGTCAAAAACCCTTGCAGCTGAAACATCTGGCACAGCACAACCTGCTTCTACAATGAGCGTGGAGGAAAAGTAATGGTTACGTTGGGACGTCGTGATCAAAAAAAGATAGAAACTAAAAGAAGAATCGCTGAAGTTGCTGTGCAACTCCTCCGGGAAGTCGGAGAAGAGAAAACCACTATCTCAGCAATTGTTGACCGTGCTGACGTCTCCCAACGCACTTTCTACAATTATTTTTCTAATAGAGAAGAAGCTATTTTCTATTTCGTCGAAAGGCTCCCCCATGCCATTGCGAAGATGATTCAGGCCTCTCCTCAAAACAAAAAAACTGTTGAACTGTTAGAGATGCTGGCTATAGAGATCATTAATGAGCCACAAGAGAGTTCAGTAAGCATCCATACGCTCGTGGTTGTATTACAGCATCTTGAACACTATAGCGTTGCTGACTATATCCAGTGCCGAGGAGAAGATACAGGTGAGGAACTATCAGAACATGAGAAAGTTCCAGAAAACACCCTAGATTTCTTTCTTCCCGTTATTGATGCTTTGCAGGAATACAGTGGAAATAAGCTCACGAGATTTGAGGCATTCATTTTAGGGCAGACTTTCGTGATGGTGATGAAGTCAGTGATTGAAGCTCATGACAGCCTTCTGTTTGATGATCTTGGTTCTGTACAAGAGATGGTGCACGAGGGTTTTAAGATTCTTTCACGTGGTCTAGGAACCTTGGCGTAGGGCTTCTTCCGGGCGAGTAGGTTTGGGTAGGTTTGAGGCGTTTAATCCCCTAAACCTGTAAAAGACCTCGGCTTTTGCCGAGGTCTTTTACATTCTCTTATTAGAGATTGAGTATGAAAAAGTTTCTTTAGAGTAGTCGACGGTTTTCTATAGCGGAAGCGATTAGACGAACGACATAGTATATGAGTGCTGTCAGTAGTGCTGCCACAGTACCGAGTCCGAATACGTAGTTCATTGCGATACTGCCAAACAGTACGACATTCACTGCGAATGGAACCATGAGTATGAAGGCAATGATTGCCCATGTGTTAGTGCGTTTCTGAAGTTCTTGCATTGCAATACTCCTTAGGGGATGGTTGGTGAGATGGAGATTTTTAAGATACAATCCCCATTCTAAAAAAAACAGCAGATTTTGCAACACATATGGTTTTTATTTATCTATTCTTTATCTTTCTTTACCTACCTATTGGCAGATATTGCAGACTGATATAAAATCTACAGCACAAAAGTAGAAAGTATTTGGCGGTATCTACTTTCATGTAAATGCTCTTACAAGCTGGTGCAGTATTGTTCATCGTCCTTGTTATTTGCGATAAGGAGTAAAGGAGTAGTTGCATGTTGAGGAATGGCATTATTTTTATCCTTGCCCTACTGCTTGGGATACTTGGCTCCTTCATGGCGTGGGCGATCACATGGAGCCTAGAAAACCGTAGTGAAGAAGTGTATGGTTTTACGCAGGATTCGGCTTTGCTTGTCGTCACAGAGCCAGGGAATGCTACTCATCCAGGGGCTGCTACTCATACTGATGCTAATATAGTCCAGCGTTTAACTGAGGTTCTTGCGGAGCATGATTCAGCGCTGATCATGGATAGTGATGGTGCTGATATTGCTGGTCTTGGTGTGATTGATCCGCATGGGGTGTTGGGTTGGCTGCCTGAGGATCATAAGCTGGCGATTCCGGGTGAGCAGAAGCAGATTTACCTCTATACGGATAATTATTGCAAAGCGGAATATGACAAGCATGGTAGTTGCGCTTTAGTGCCGTCGGGTAGCAGCATTGAGGGAGCTATTCCAAAGCCTGTGGCTAACAGTATGTATGAACAGTATCTGTATGTACCAGCTGCTCATGACCCGATACTGAAAGGGAAGTTTCTGCTAACCCATGCCGAAGAATCTCTTGTTACCCAGGTAGGCACTATTTTGCTTAACGACGGTTACGCAGTGGCTTTGGTGCCTGCTCGATCCATAAGGGAGTCTCTGAAAGATGATTCCACGGTGTTGGCTTCGCTTTTACTTTTTGCGGCGGGCATTTTCTTTCTGGCGTTGTATTGGAAAACGCGTATGGAACTTGTGCGTAAAGAGTTGGTGGTTCGGATTAGCACTGGGGCAAAGAAATGGCAGCTTATTCGGCAATTTACTAGGAGACAATTGTATGCAATTGTTCCGGGGTACCTGGTGGGA harbors:
- a CDS encoding TetR/AcrR family transcriptional regulator; translation: MGRRDQKKIETKRRIAEVAVQLLREVGEEKTTISAIVDRADVSQRTFYNYFSNREEAIFYFVERLPHAIAKMIQASPQNKKTVELLEMLAIEIINEPQESSVSIHTLVVVLQHLEHYSVADYIQCRGEDTGEELSEHEKVPENTLDFFLPVIDALQEYSGNKLTRFEAFILGQTFVMVMKSVIEAHDSLLFDDLGSVQEMVHEGFKILSRGLGTLA
- a CDS encoding 2'-5' RNA ligase family protein; its protein translation is MTSPENVLLYLSPEHDAQVREIFGQLAAMGFPEQKQTPHISITFAPKLKPQVVQRAAELLPEVIPATLERRGVVVFGRKRKQTVAWLLEGSTRLEEVAREISALNPDGRGARWIPHLTMGLRLPREIVPAYVEALGQVTSSHFYQIHAQRAGYWQPAQQQLHTLADNS
- a CDS encoding metallophosphoesterase family protein, yielding MNNSHSQPQISRRRLLQGGSIFAAGAVLSSRSSNYAAQAQESNTNTALPLHFNSDGRFKIVQFNDTQDDHMTDKRTIEFMSKVLDQEKPDFALINGDVITDGPTNPKQVYQAINNVVLPMEQRNIPWAITYGNHDEDSVKEANTGVYEKHMSQFVRSYRHNLNPEATDRPFGHSDAQLLIGSAKNKDHAAFAIWLLDSGNYLPENDSVQDNDELPHYDYIRPEQIKWYRELSLATEKRFGKKIPSLMYFHIPTYEHRDMWFGGPANHSDSKHKDATKRHKISGVKNEDVCYGSFNSGIYGAVRERGDVLGIYCGHDHINSYYGDYFGVELGYCPGTGFAPYGLHDGTILQHTLRGARVFELNENSDRIYETTRLIFAKDLGLDMQPAKQPIAQPAELPEYVKMPS
- a CDS encoding NAD(P)-dependent oxidoreductase, yielding MVGSAIAERAVERGHSVIGFSRKAQPAHPIHAVDYRVGDIADTQMVAHVATDVDVLVIAIPINRETGESESIIAAYRALIAARPQARVIVVGGAGGLELPDGTLLVDSPDFPGDYVNTGTFAKAVLDEIDDPQYRRQRFTVADKVDG
- a CDS encoding YihY/virulence factor BrkB family protein gives rise to the protein MSKREESVAAASTSSQQPRVAAAGGKVATTLSKDEYRQEVFKEQRWIHPRAWPLIIRRLYFEFFYHSLIDKGATLSFFTLLTAMPTLLAFYAITTLFLDHNRSQILQLTDEFISKNIPHNYADNARHIALVLIGSTEQSVIMLVISVLFALFSSSAYVRAFSRSANSMYGRLEGRSIIRTWATMWALTLTLVLGMVIIAGAYFMREDLLLPLLERLAEPLGWENVFLFMANHFLPVWRYVRWPAILLLTMLFIALLYHVTPNVQHGRFRWVTSGSIFAVAGIALVIYVLEFYLSHFAHIGLFGALGGVLSALFGLLIANTMLLLGIKLDAEVARIRELQAGISSEKLIRTPPRASNALNSYQKLNTQLEQQSVQLREQE
- a CDS encoding ABC transporter permease — protein: MLRNGIIFILALLLGILGSFMAWAITWSLENRSEEVYGFTQDSALLVVTEPGNATHPGAATHTDANIVQRLTEVLAEHDSALIMDSDGADIAGLGVIDPHGVLGWLPEDHKLAIPGEQKQIYLYTDNYCKAEYDKHGSCALVPSGSSIEGAIPKPVANSMYEQYLYVPAAHDPILKGKFLLTHAEESLVTQVGTILLNDGYAVALVPARSIRESLKDDSTVLASLLLFAAGIFFLALYWKTRMELVRKELVVRISTGAKKWQLIRQFTRRQLYAIVPGYLVGAYLFPVLITGISDSDVPAGMFQVIMGTCALGILCAVVVYVGVFSLFLHDKRGVIR
- a CDS encoding CAP domain-containing protein, which encodes MRFVKKTVMACTAFAIATTGLVAQPASAAPISQETLDSLVKSLAVPGGVLNPVERQRLVADTNAFRVQNGKRPLAVSPDLSIGAQLWAEYMAKTGQFMHYPFGNGRFGENIWMAKGVSYTEAVPGWINSPGHRQNMLTDSYTKIGIGVAYAPDGTVYAVQRFKR
- a CDS encoding MMPL family transporter, yielding MAQFLYRIGRSAYKNKWRFLAAWLLILIGVGVAASTLSKPTAQSFDIPGLESVETQKALKEKFPVEDGADQLTAPVGTLVIQAPEGQTLAQGEAAQNVDKLVGALKELDFLVNKDALVSPVLAGEGLKAQLTQAKAAQGIPQEQIDADVAALSPLSKDGRTGTISVTFDAKTASDVSEEDKTAFEQAVKDNAGNLKYGWSGNSFRSQSIGGAAELIGIIVAAVVLTITFGSFIAAGLPLITAVIGVGTGLGIVFAATAFTDTINSTTPTLASMIGLAVGIDYALFIVSRFRNELINHVQGSNLEPKELAEKLKTLPLSTRAHLAGLAVGKAGSAVVFAGLTVLIALAALAIINIPFLTAMALAAAGTVAIAVLVAITLLPAILGLVGTKVFAGRVPGIKAPDPEQEKPTMGSRWVGVIRKHPVIWMLSSVIVLALLAIPATNLRLAMPSDGSSAQGTPNRTAYEMVDEAFGPGRNAPMIALVDYADVKDQDKAEVLNKAVAVLQSVEGVENAQLMKTNGKPEDPAQSLGDAAQVFITPTYGATDEHAADVLADLRSQEAQFHEKTGAQYSITGTTPIYEDISQRLSDVLIPYIAIVLALAVVLLMVVFRSFWVPLIAALGFALSVAATFGVTVALWQEGFAGIISDPQPLISFLPIMLIGIVFGLAMDYQVFLVTRMREGWAHGQAASDATTYGFKHGARVVTAAALIMMSVFSAFILMDEPFIKVMGFALAAAVFFDAFIIRMTFIPATMFLLGERAWKIPAWFDKILPHVDVEGESLTTSPTSDTTVSKTLAAETSGTAQPASTMSVEEK